In Nisaea acidiphila, the DNA window GTTCCATCTCGGGCTCGTCATCGTCGCCGCCCTGCTCTGGGGGCTCGCCCACATTCAGGTGAAATGGATGGGCGCGGTGAATCCCTTCGTCCTGAACGCCTGGATGTCGGTGCTGGCGGCTCCGATGATGCTCGTCGCATCCTTCGCCATCGAGGACGGCCAGTGGGAAGCACTGCAGAGTGCCGGGTTCGCCGGTTGGGGCGGTGTGGTCTACATGGCGCTCGGCGTCACCATTTTCGGCTACGGGCTCTGGTACCGGATCCTGCAGAAATACGACGTCTCGCAGACCATGCCCCTGACCATCCTCGCCCCGCTGGTCGGGGCCGGTGCGGGAATCGTCATCCTCGGGGAACATATGGACGCCTTCCAGCTCGCGGGCGCCGCGCTTACAATCGTCGGTGTCGGCGCCGTCACCACGGGCGGCAAGGCGAAGGCGAAAGTGGAGGCCGAGGGTTAGGGACGAGATGACGGGCGTGCCAGAGATATTCGACCGCCCCTCCCCGAACCGCGATGCGCGGCCGGACGGAACCCAGATCGATATTCTGCTGCTGCACTACACCGGTATGCGGACCGCCGAGGCTGCGCTGGAGCGGCTCACCGATTCCGCCGCCAAGGTCAGCGCGCACTACCTGATCGAGGAGAACGGCACCTGCTGGCG includes these proteins:
- a CDS encoding DMT family transporter: MKPLDILIGVIVMVVWGMNFAFGKLAMAEFPPMMLIGLRYLLTALLLIPFLKPQGMKFAHIFALSMTLGVLHFAFMFTGLQGTDASLAAIAAQIQVPFAVILAVFFFRERPTRKQILGIAVAFVGVAMLAGAPKTSSSLFHLGLVIVAALLWGLAHIQVKWMGAVNPFVLNAWMSVLAAPMMLVASFAIEDGQWEALQSAGFAGWGGVVYMALGVTIFGYGLWYRILQKYDVSQTMPLTILAPLVGAGAGIVILGEHMDAFQLAGAALTIVGVGAVTTGGKAKAKVEAEG